From Streptomyces mirabilis, a single genomic window includes:
- a CDS encoding CbtA family protein, with translation MNSVTVRALLVRGMLAGLAAGLLAFGLAYLIGEPGVNAGIAYEDAHTHDHGMELVSRAAQSTTGLATGVLVLGTAVGGIAALAFCFALGRVGRFGARATTLLVAGGAFVTVYLVPFLKYPANPPGSSDPDTIGKRTTLYVGMIALTVLVALGAVILGRRLAGRIGNWNAAVAATTAFIGVIAVAMAFLPAVNETPKDFPATVLWQFRLASLGIQALLWASFGVVFGFLAERVLSPHPARPAQAAAAPGVASAA, from the coding sequence ATGAACTCCGTCACCGTCCGCGCGCTGCTGGTACGCGGAATGCTCGCGGGCCTGGCCGCGGGGCTGTTGGCCTTCGGGCTCGCCTATCTGATCGGCGAGCCCGGCGTGAACGCGGGCATCGCCTACGAGGACGCCCACACCCACGATCACGGCATGGAACTGGTCAGCCGGGCCGCGCAGTCCACCACCGGCCTGGCCACCGGGGTGCTGGTCCTCGGCACGGCGGTGGGCGGGATCGCCGCGTTGGCGTTCTGCTTCGCCCTGGGGCGAGTCGGCCGATTCGGCGCGCGGGCGACCACCTTGCTGGTCGCCGGCGGCGCCTTCGTCACCGTCTACCTGGTGCCGTTCCTGAAGTACCCGGCCAACCCGCCGGGGTCCAGCGACCCTGACACCATCGGAAAGCGGACCACGCTGTACGTCGGGATGATCGCCCTGACCGTGCTGGTCGCCCTCGGCGCGGTGATCCTCGGCCGCCGCCTGGCCGGGCGGATCGGCAACTGGAACGCCGCTGTCGCCGCGACCACCGCCTTCATCGGGGTCATCGCCGTGGCCATGGCGTTCCTGCCGGCGGTCAACGAGACGCCCAAGGACTTCCCGGCCACCGTGCTGTGGCAGTTCCGCCTCGCCTCACTCGGCATCCAGGCGCTGCTGTGGGCCTCGTTCGGCGTGGTCTTCGGTTTCCTCGCAGAACGGGTCCTGTCGCCGCACCCCGCGCGCCCGGCCCAGGCGGCTGCGGCCCCTGGGGTGGCGTCGGCCGCCTGA
- a CDS encoding carbonic anhydrase, with protein sequence MQPFIEHARSFRQRTAARPEEFARLADGQAPQALFITCSDSRVVPALITGARPGELFELRTAGNIVPPYAPGRPTSEAATIEYAVEVLGVTDVVVCGHSHCGAVGALVRGEDLSAVPAVRDWLAHAAPQPGEATVQDDPAIAGAVQSHVLAQILRLRSYPCVARRLDADRLRLHAWFYEVHTGTVLAHRSHADTFVAL encoded by the coding sequence ATGCAGCCCTTCATCGAACACGCCCGGTCGTTCCGGCAGCGGACCGCGGCACGGCCCGAGGAGTTCGCCCGGCTCGCCGACGGCCAGGCCCCGCAGGCCCTGTTCATCACCTGCTCCGACTCGCGGGTCGTCCCGGCCCTGATCACCGGGGCCCGCCCGGGCGAGCTCTTCGAGTTGCGCACGGCGGGCAACATCGTTCCCCCGTACGCCCCCGGGCGGCCGACCAGCGAGGCGGCCACCATCGAGTACGCGGTGGAGGTCCTCGGTGTCACCGACGTGGTCGTCTGCGGCCACTCGCACTGCGGCGCCGTCGGCGCGCTGGTGCGCGGCGAGGACCTGAGCGCCGTACCCGCCGTCCGTGACTGGCTCGCCCATGCCGCGCCCCAGCCGGGCGAAGCGACGGTCCAGGACGACCCCGCGATCGCGGGCGCGGTGCAGTCCCACGTGCTGGCGCAGATCCTCAGGCTGCGCTCGTACCCGTGCGTCGCGCGGCGGCTCGACGCGGACCGTCTGCGTCTGCACGCCTGGTTCTACGAGGTCCACACCGGCACCGTGCTGGCCCACCGGTCGCACGCCGACACCTTCGTCGCGCTGTGA
- a CDS encoding CbtB domain-containing protein, whose product MAHTAAAPAPLSSPVVAKLPIRAILPWAVFFGLLMLVLLYFVGADQGATSVFSGEGVHEWVHDGRHLLGFPCH is encoded by the coding sequence GTGGCTCACACTGCAGCTGCCCCTGCCCCCCTGTCCTCGCCGGTCGTGGCGAAACTGCCGATCCGGGCGATTCTGCCCTGGGCGGTGTTCTTCGGCCTGCTGATGCTGGTCCTGCTGTACTTCGTCGGCGCCGATCAGGGCGCCACCTCCGTCTTCTCCGGCGAGGGCGTCCACGAGTGGGTCCACGACGGCCGGCACCTGCTCGGCTTCCCCTGCCACTGA